One stretch of Pseudomonas fragi DNA includes these proteins:
- the atpA gene encoding F0F1 ATP synthase subunit alpha, with product MQQLNPSEISEIIKGRIEKLDVTSQARNEGTVVSVSDGIVRIHGLADVMYGEMIEFPGSVFGMALNLEQDSVGAVVLGAYTTLAEGMSAKCTGRILEVPVGKELLGRVVDALGNPVDGKGPLGNTETDAVEKVAPGVIWRKSVDQPVQTGYKAVDAMIPVGRGQRELIIGDRQIGKTALAIDAIINQKNSGIFCVYVAIGQKQSTIANVVRKLEENGALANTIVVAASASESAALQFLAPYSGCTMGEYFRDRGKDALIVYDDLSKQAVAYRQISLLLRRPPGREAYPGDVFYLHSRLLERASRVSEEYVEKFTNGAVTGKTGSLTALPIIETQAGDVSAFVPTNVISITDGQIFLESAMFNSGIRPAVNAGVSVSRVGGAAQTKIIKKLSGGIRTALAQYRELAAFAQFASDLDEATRKQLEHGQRVTELMKQKQYAPMSIADMALSLYAAERGFLTDVEITKVGSFEQALIAYFNRDHAELMAKINVKGDFNDEIDAGIKAGIEKFKATQTW from the coding sequence ATGCAGCAACTCAATCCTTCCGAAATAAGTGAAATTATCAAGGGCCGCATCGAAAAACTCGATGTGACCTCCCAAGCCCGTAACGAAGGCACTGTCGTCAGCGTATCTGACGGCATTGTGCGGATTCACGGTCTGGCCGACGTAATGTACGGCGAGATGATCGAGTTTCCGGGCAGCGTCTTCGGTATGGCTCTCAACCTCGAGCAAGACTCTGTAGGTGCCGTAGTACTGGGCGCATACACGACTCTGGCTGAAGGCATGAGCGCCAAGTGCACTGGCCGTATCCTGGAAGTTCCGGTTGGTAAGGAACTGCTGGGTCGCGTTGTCGACGCACTGGGTAACCCTGTTGATGGTAAAGGTCCACTGGGCAACACCGAGACTGATGCAGTCGAGAAAGTTGCTCCAGGCGTGATCTGGCGTAAGTCGGTAGACCAGCCTGTACAGACTGGCTACAAGGCTGTCGATGCCATGATCCCTGTCGGCCGTGGCCAGCGTGAGCTGATCATCGGTGACCGTCAGATCGGTAAAACCGCTCTGGCGATCGACGCGATCATCAACCAGAAGAACAGCGGCATTTTCTGTGTATACGTAGCGATCGGTCAGAAGCAATCGACCATCGCCAACGTGGTTCGCAAGCTGGAAGAAAACGGCGCGCTGGCTAACACCATCGTCGTTGCTGCCAGTGCATCCGAATCCGCAGCGCTGCAGTTCCTGGCACCGTACTCCGGTTGCACCATGGGCGAATACTTCCGCGACCGCGGTAAAGACGCGCTGATCGTTTATGACGATCTGTCCAAGCAAGCAGTGGCTTACCGCCAGATTTCCCTGCTGCTGCGCCGTCCACCAGGCCGTGAAGCTTACCCAGGCGACGTGTTCTATCTCCACTCCCGTCTTCTGGAGCGCGCATCCCGCGTATCCGAAGAATACGTAGAGAAGTTCACCAACGGCGCAGTGACCGGCAAAACCGGTTCCCTGACCGCACTGCCGATCATCGAAACCCAGGCTGGCGACGTTTCCGCGTTCGTTCCGACCAACGTGATTTCCATCACTGACGGTCAGATCTTCCTGGAATCGGCCATGTTCAACTCCGGGATCCGTCCTGCAGTGAACGCCGGTGTTTCGGTATCCCGTGTGGGTGGTGCCGCTCAGACCAAGATCATCAAGAAGCTGTCCGGTGGTATCCGTACCGCTCTGGCTCAGTACCGTGAACTGGCAGCATTTGCCCAGTTCGCTTCTGACCTGGACGAAGCGACCCGTAAGCAACTTGAGCATGGTCAGCGCGTTACCGAGCTGATGAAGCAGAAGCAATACGCACCAATGTCGATCGCTGACATGGCGCTGTCGCTGTATGCCGCTGAGCGTGGGTTCCTGACTGACGTCGAAATCACCAAGGTCGGTAGCTTTGAACAAGCGCTGATTGCTTACTTCAACCGCGATCACGCCGAGCTTATGGCGAAGATCAACGTTAAAGGTGACTTCAATGACGAAATCGACGCTGGCATCAAAGCCGGTATCGAGAAGTTCAAGGCCACCCAAACCTGGTAA
- a CDS encoding F0F1 ATP synthase subunit delta, with translation MAELTTLARPYAKAAFEHAQAHQQLASWSAMLGLAAAVSQDDTMQRVLKAPRLTSAEKAATFIDVCGDKFTVEAQNFINVVAENDRLPLLPEIAALFDLYKAEQEKSVDVEVTSAFALNQEQQDKLAKVLSARLDREVRLQVAEDASLIGGVIIRAGDLVIDGSVRGKLASLAEALKS, from the coding sequence ATGGCAGAATTGACCACGTTGGCCCGACCTTACGCTAAGGCAGCCTTCGAGCACGCCCAGGCCCACCAGCAACTGGCCTCTTGGTCAGCCATGCTCGGCCTGGCTGCAGCAGTGTCGCAAGACGACACTATGCAGCGCGTGCTCAAGGCCCCGCGACTGACGAGCGCAGAAAAGGCCGCCACATTTATTGATGTGTGCGGCGACAAGTTCACTGTAGAAGCACAGAACTTCATCAACGTCGTTGCCGAAAACGACCGTCTCCCGCTTTTGCCGGAGATCGCCGCTCTGTTTGACCTGTACAAGGCCGAACAAGAGAAATCGGTAGACGTTGAAGTGACCAGTGCTTTTGCATTGAACCAAGAACAGCAAGACAAACTCGCCAAGGTTCTCAGTGCACGACTCGACCGGGAAGTGCGCCTGCAAGTTGCGGAGGATGCCAGCCTTATAGGTGGTGTCATCATCCGCGCCGGCGACCTGGTTATCGATGGCTCGGTTCGCGGGAAACTCGCAAGCCTTGCCGAAGCATTGAAATCTTGA
- a CDS encoding F0F1 ATP synthase subunit B: MNINATLIGQSVAFFIFVLFCMKFVWPPVIAALQERQKKIAAGLDAANRAARDLELAQDKAGQQLREAKAQAAEIIEQAKKRGTQIVDEAREQARVEADRVKAQAQAEIEQELNSVKDALRAQLGSLAVEGAEKILGATIDQNAHAELVTKLAAEI; this comes from the coding sequence GTGAACATTAATGCAACCCTGATTGGCCAGTCCGTTGCGTTCTTCATTTTTGTACTGTTTTGCATGAAGTTCGTGTGGCCTCCGGTCATCGCGGCATTGCAAGAACGTCAGAAGAAGATTGCGGCTGGACTGGACGCTGCTAACCGAGCAGCTCGCGACCTGGAGTTGGCCCAAGATAAAGCGGGTCAACAACTGCGCGAAGCTAAGGCTCAAGCAGCTGAAATCATTGAGCAAGCCAAGAAACGCGGTACTCAGATCGTAGACGAAGCCCGTGAACAGGCTCGCGTTGAAGCTGACCGTGTGAAGGCTCAGGCTCAGGCCGAGATCGAACAGGAACTGAACAGCGTTAAAGACGCCCTGCGTGCCCAATTGGGTAGCCTGGCTGTTGAAGGCGCAGAGAAGATCCTGGGTGCCACAATCGATCAAAACGCGCACGCGGAGCTGGTTACTAAACTGGCTGCTGAAATTTAA
- the atpE gene encoding F0F1 ATP synthase subunit C yields METVVGLTAIAVALLIGLGALGTAIGFGLLGGKFLEGAARQPEMVPMLQVKMFIVAGLLDAVTMIGVGIALFFTFANPFVGQLAG; encoded by the coding sequence ATGGAAACTGTAGTTGGTCTAACCGCTATCGCTGTTGCACTGTTGATCGGCCTGGGCGCACTGGGTACCGCAATTGGTTTCGGCCTGTTGGGTGGCAAGTTCCTGGAAGGCGCAGCGCGTCAACCAGAAATGGTTCCAATGCTGCAAGTTAAAATGTTCATCGTTGCCGGTCTGCTCGACGCCGTAACCATGATCGGTGTTGGTATCGCACTGTTCTTCACCTTCGCTAATCCTTTCGTTGGTCAACTCGCTGGCTAA
- the atpB gene encoding F0F1 ATP synthase subunit A — protein sequence MAETTASGYIQHHLQNLTFGQLPDGGWGFAHTVAEAKSMGFWAFHVDTLGWSLFVGLIFILVFRMAAKKATSGQPGALQNFVEVLVEFVDGSVKDSFHGRSAVIAPLALTIFVWVFLMNAIDLIPVDWIPQLAILITGDEHFPFRAVPTTDPNATMGMALSVFALIIFYSIKIKGIGGFIGELTLHPFGSKNIFVQALLIPVNFLLEFVTLIAKPISLALRLFGNMYAGELVFILIAVMFGSGLLWLSGLGVVLQWAWAVFHILIITLQAFIFMMLTIVYLSMAHEDNH from the coding sequence ATGGCAGAAACAACCGCTTCGGGCTATATCCAGCACCACTTACAGAACCTGACCTTTGGGCAGCTACCTGATGGCGGCTGGGGCTTTGCCCACACCGTTGCAGAAGCTAAATCAATGGGCTTTTGGGCGTTCCACGTCGATACCCTCGGCTGGTCGCTGTTTGTTGGTCTGATCTTCATCCTCGTATTCCGCATGGCGGCCAAGAAGGCAACTTCCGGTCAGCCAGGCGCACTGCAGAACTTCGTAGAAGTCCTGGTGGAATTCGTTGATGGCAGCGTAAAAGACAGTTTCCACGGTCGCAGTGCTGTTATCGCACCGCTGGCGCTGACCATTTTCGTGTGGGTGTTCCTGATGAACGCCATCGACCTGATCCCGGTTGACTGGATTCCTCAGTTGGCGATCCTGATCACGGGCGACGAACACTTCCCGTTCCGTGCCGTACCGACGACAGATCCAAACGCGACAATGGGCATGGCCCTGTCGGTGTTTGCACTGATCATCTTCTACAGCATCAAGATCAAGGGCATCGGCGGCTTCATCGGTGAACTGACCCTGCACCCATTCGGCAGCAAGAACATTTTTGTTCAGGCGCTGCTGATTCCGGTGAACTTCCTGCTCGAATTCGTGACGTTGATTGCCAAGCCTATTTCGTTGGCTCTGCGTCTGTTCGGCAACATGTACGCTGGCGAACTGGTGTTTATCCTGATCGCCGTAATGTTCGGCAGCGGCCTGCTTTGGCTTAGCGGTCTGGGCGTGGTGCTGCAATGGGCGTGGGCTGTATTCCACATCCTGATCATCACCTTGCAAGCGTTCATCTTCATGATGTTGACCATCGTCTACCTGTCGATGGCACACGAAGATAATCACTAA
- a CDS encoding F0F1 ATP synthase subunit I, protein METRTPNRLPFHRLAVFPVLLAQFVVLLLAALGLWQWHGVVAGYSGLCGGLIALLPNVYFAHRAFRFSGARAAQAIVRSFYAGEAGKLILTAVLFALTFAGVKPLAPLAVFGVFVLTQLVSWFAPLLMRTTLSRP, encoded by the coding sequence ATGGAAACCCGCACGCCAAACCGCTTGCCGTTCCATCGCTTGGCGGTTTTTCCGGTTTTGCTGGCTCAATTTGTCGTTTTATTGCTGGCTGCTCTGGGGCTCTGGCAATGGCATGGAGTCGTCGCCGGATATTCAGGACTCTGCGGAGGCCTGATAGCTTTGCTACCCAATGTGTATTTTGCTCACAGGGCTTTTCGGTTTTCCGGCGCCCGAGCAGCGCAAGCCATCGTCCGGTCGTTTTACGCCGGTGAGGCAGGCAAGTTAATTTTGACGGCAGTGCTGTTCGCGCTGACGTTTGCAGGTGTGAAGCCATTGGCGCCGCTAGCTGTATTCGGCGTCTTCGTGTTGACCCAACTGGTCAGCTGGTTCGCTCCCCTGCTAATGAGAACAACACTTTCGAGACCTTAG
- a CDS encoding ParB/RepB/Spo0J family partition protein, translating into MAVKKRGLGRGLDALLSGPTVSSLEEQAVKVDQSELQHLPLDLIQRGKYQPRRDMDPQALEELASSIRTQGVMQPIVVRPIEGNRFEIIAGERRWRASQQAGKDTIPAMVKDVPDETAIAMALIENIQREDLNPIEEAVALQRLQQEFQLTQQQVADAVGKSRVSVANLLRLISLPEVIKTMLSHGDLEMGHARALLGLPDTQQVEGARHVVARGLTVRQTEALVRQWLSGKQEPAEPVKADPDIARLEQRLAERLGSAVQIRHGKKGKGQLVIGYNSLDELQGVLAHIR; encoded by the coding sequence ATGGCCGTCAAGAAACGAGGTCTCGGACGCGGACTGGATGCACTCCTGAGTGGTCCAACGGTCAGCTCGCTGGAAGAGCAAGCGGTCAAGGTTGATCAAAGCGAACTGCAACACCTGCCCCTGGACCTGATCCAGCGCGGCAAGTACCAGCCTCGTCGCGACATGGATCCGCAGGCGCTTGAAGAACTGGCCAGCTCGATCCGCACCCAGGGCGTGATGCAGCCGATCGTGGTGCGCCCGATCGAAGGCAATCGCTTCGAGATCATCGCAGGTGAGCGTCGCTGGCGTGCCAGCCAGCAGGCTGGCAAAGACACGATCCCGGCGATGGTCAAAGACGTGCCGGACGAAACCGCCATTGCGATGGCGTTGATCGAGAACATCCAGCGCGAAGACCTCAATCCGATTGAAGAAGCCGTCGCCTTGCAGCGCTTGCAGCAAGAGTTCCAGCTGACTCAACAGCAAGTGGCCGACGCTGTGGGCAAGTCCCGGGTGTCTGTGGCCAACTTGTTGCGATTGATTTCCTTGCCGGAAGTGATCAAGACCATGCTGTCCCACGGCGACCTGGAAATGGGCCACGCACGCGCACTGCTCGGTTTGCCTGATACTCAGCAGGTTGAAGGGGCGCGACACGTTGTCGCACGCGGCCTGACGGTACGTCAGACTGAAGCCCTGGTTCGCCAGTGGTTGAGCGGCAAACAAGAGCCCGCTGAACCGGTAAAAGCCGATCCGGACATTGCCAGGCTCGAACAGCGTCTGGCAGAGCGGCTAGGCTCTGCGGTGCAGATCCGCCACGGAAAGAAGGGAAAAGGCCAGTTAGTGATTGGTTACAATTCTCTGGATGAGCTGCAAGGAGTGCTTGCTCACATCCGCTGA
- a CDS encoding ParA family protein: protein MAKVFAIANQKGGVGKTTTCINLAASLVATKRRVLLIDLDPQGNATMGSGVDKHGLENSVYDLLIGECDLAQAMHVSEHGGYQLLPANRDLTAAEVVLLEMQMKESRLRTALAPVRESYDYILIDCPPSLSMLTLNALVAADGVIIPMQCEYFALEGLSDLVDNIKRIAELLNPNLKIEGLLRTMYDPRLSLMNDVSAQLKEHFGEQLYDTVIPRNIRLAEAPSYGMPALAYDKNSRGAIAYLALAGELVRRQRRSTRTPQPT from the coding sequence ATGGCTAAGGTATTCGCAATAGCGAACCAAAAGGGTGGTGTGGGTAAAACCACCACCTGTATCAACCTCGCAGCATCGCTGGTCGCCACCAAGCGCCGCGTGCTGCTGATCGACCTCGATCCACAGGGCAACGCCACCATGGGTAGCGGTGTGGATAAACACGGTCTGGAGAATTCGGTCTACGACCTGTTGATCGGCGAATGCGACCTGGCGCAAGCCATGCACGTATCCGAGCACGGTGGTTACCAGCTTCTGCCGGCCAACCGCGATCTGACGGCAGCCGAAGTCGTGCTGCTCGAAATGCAGATGAAGGAAAGCCGTCTGCGCACGGCCCTGGCACCGGTTCGCGAGAGCTACGATTACATCCTGATCGATTGCCCGCCGTCGCTGTCGATGTTGACCCTGAATGCTCTGGTGGCTGCCGATGGGGTCATTATCCCCATGCAGTGCGAGTACTTCGCACTCGAAGGCTTGAGCGACCTTGTGGATAACATCAAGCGCATCGCCGAGCTGCTGAACCCGAACCTGAAGATCGAAGGCCTGTTGCGGACCATGTATGACCCGCGCCTGAGCCTGATGAACGATGTTTCGGCGCAGCTCAAGGAACACTTCGGTGAGCAGCTCTACGACACCGTGATTCCGCGCAACATCCGCCTGGCCGAAGCACCGAGCTACGGCATGCCGGCGCTGGCGTATGACAAAAATTCCCGTGGCGCGATTGCTTACCTTGCCCTGGCGGGCGAGCTGGTTCGTCGTCAACGTCGTTCTACCCGCACGCCTCAGCCAACTTAA
- the rsmG gene encoding 16S rRNA (guanine(527)-N(7))-methyltransferase RsmG, whose product MSSLVTAQHAEELSTGARQLGVALTESQHQQLLGYLALLIKWNKAYNLTAVRNPDEMVSRHLLDSLSVMPFIENGRWLDVGSGGGMPGIPLAILFPESQVTCLDSNGKKTRFLTQVKLELKLDNLQVIHSRVEEFKPEQPFNGIVSRAFSSMENFSNWTRHLGNSETRWLAMKGVHPADELVALPSDFRLDSEHALTVPGCQGQRHLLILRRTA is encoded by the coding sequence TTGAGTTCGCTGGTAACCGCACAACACGCCGAAGAGTTATCCACAGGTGCACGCCAGTTGGGCGTTGCACTGACCGAAAGCCAGCATCAGCAATTGCTGGGTTATCTGGCCCTGTTGATCAAATGGAACAAGGCCTACAACCTCACGGCTGTGCGTAACCCGGACGAAATGGTGTCACGCCATTTGCTCGACAGTCTGAGTGTGATGCCCTTCATCGAAAACGGCCGTTGGCTGGATGTGGGCAGTGGCGGCGGCATGCCGGGTATTCCCCTGGCGATCCTGTTTCCCGAGTCGCAAGTGACCTGCCTGGACAGCAACGGCAAGAAAACCCGTTTCCTGACCCAGGTAAAACTCGAGCTGAAGCTGGATAACCTGCAAGTTATCCACAGTCGCGTCGAGGAGTTCAAGCCTGAGCAGCCTTTCAACGGAATTGTTTCCAGGGCTTTCAGCAGCATGGAGAATTTCAGCAACTGGACCCGTCACCTGGGCAACAGCGAAACCCGCTGGTTGGCAATGAAGGGCGTCCATCCGGCCGATGAGCTGGTAGCATTGCCGTCTGATTTTCGTCTAGATAGCGAACACGCCTTGACCGTTCCGGGTTGCCAAGGCCAACGCCATCTGCTGATACTGCGCCGCACGGCATGA
- the mnmG gene encoding tRNA uridine-5-carboxymethylaminomethyl(34) synthesis enzyme MnmG, translated as MNFPSRFAVIVIGGGHAGTEAALASARMGVKTLLLTHNVETLGQMSCNPAIGGIGKSHLVKEIDALGGAMAIATDKGGIQFRVLNGRKGPAVRATRAQADRILYKAAVREILENQPNLWIFQQAADDLIVEQDQVRGVVTQMGLRFMADAVVLTTGTFLGGLIHIGMQNYSGGRAGDPPSIALAHRLRELPLRVGRLKTGTPPRIDGRSVDFSVMTEQPGDTPIPVMSFMGNKEQHPAQVSCWITHTNARTHEIIASNLDRSPMYSGVIEGIGPRYCPSIEDKIHRFADKESHQVFIEPEGLTTHELYPNGISTSLPFDVQIQIVQSIRGMENAHIVRPGYAIEYDYFDPRDLKYSLETKVIGGLFFAGQINGTTGYEEAGAQGLLAGANAALLAQGKESWCPRRDEAYIGVLVDDLITLGTQEPYRMFTSRAEYRLILREDNADMRLTEKGRELGLVDDARWAAFCTKRESIAQEEQRLKSTWVRPGTEQGDAIAAKFGTPLTHEYNLLNLLTRPEIDYAGLVEVTGQGAEDPLVAEQVEIKTKYAGYIDRQQDEIARLRASENTKLPVDIDYTTISGLSKEIQSKLGATRPETLGQASRIPGVTPAAISLLMIHLKKRGAGRTLEQNA; from the coding sequence GTGAATTTCCCTTCCCGTTTTGCAGTGATCGTCATCGGCGGCGGTCACGCCGGAACCGAGGCTGCACTTGCTTCAGCACGCATGGGCGTAAAAACCCTGCTGTTGACCCACAACGTGGAAACCCTCGGGCAAATGAGCTGCAATCCTGCAATTGGCGGGATTGGTAAAAGCCATCTGGTTAAAGAAATCGACGCCCTGGGCGGCGCGATGGCGATTGCCACCGATAAAGGCGGCATTCAGTTCCGCGTACTCAATGGCCGTAAAGGCCCGGCAGTGCGGGCAACCCGCGCACAGGCCGACCGCATCTTGTACAAGGCGGCGGTACGCGAAATTCTTGAAAACCAGCCCAACCTGTGGATATTTCAACAGGCCGCTGATGACCTGATCGTTGAACAGGATCAAGTGCGTGGCGTAGTGACCCAAATGGGCCTGCGTTTCATGGCTGATGCCGTGGTTTTGACAACAGGCACCTTCCTCGGTGGACTTATCCACATCGGGATGCAGAATTACTCGGGCGGCCGCGCCGGTGATCCACCTTCGATCGCCCTGGCACACCGTCTGCGTGAACTGCCGCTGCGAGTCGGCCGCCTGAAAACCGGTACCCCACCGCGTATCGATGGCCGCTCTGTGGATTTCTCGGTTATGACCGAGCAACCGGGCGATACCCCGATTCCCGTGATGTCGTTCATGGGCAACAAGGAACAGCACCCGGCCCAGGTCAGTTGCTGGATTACCCATACCAACGCACGGACACACGAAATCATCGCGTCCAATCTTGATCGTTCGCCGATGTATTCCGGTGTGATCGAAGGTATCGGCCCGCGTTACTGCCCGTCGATCGAAGACAAGATCCATCGCTTTGCCGACAAGGAAAGCCATCAGGTCTTTATCGAGCCGGAAGGTTTGACCACCCACGAGCTGTACCCGAACGGGATTTCCACCTCCTTGCCGTTCGACGTGCAAATCCAGATCGTGCAATCGATTCGCGGCATGGAAAACGCCCATATCGTGCGTCCGGGCTACGCCATCGAGTACGACTACTTCGACCCGCGTGACCTCAAGTACAGCCTCGAAACCAAAGTCATTGGCGGCTTGTTCTTTGCCGGGCAAATCAATGGCACCACCGGCTACGAAGAGGCCGGTGCGCAAGGTTTGCTGGCTGGCGCCAACGCGGCATTGCTCGCACAGGGCAAGGAAAGCTGGTGCCCGCGTCGTGATGAGGCATACATCGGAGTATTGGTCGACGACCTGATTACCCTGGGTACTCAAGAACCGTACCGGATGTTCACTTCCCGCGCCGAATACCGCCTGATCCTGCGCGAAGACAACGCCGACATGCGTTTGACCGAAAAAGGCCGCGAACTGGGCCTGGTCGACGACGCCCGTTGGGCGGCTTTCTGCACCAAGCGCGAAAGCATCGCGCAGGAAGAACAGCGCCTCAAAAGTACCTGGGTTCGCCCGGGTACCGAGCAGGGCGATGCCATTGCAGCCAAGTTCGGCACGCCGCTGACCCATGAATACAATTTGCTCAACCTGCTGACCCGTCCCGAAATCGATTACGCCGGTCTGGTTGAAGTGACCGGGCAGGGCGCAGAAGACCCGCTGGTTGCCGAGCAGGTTGAAATCAAGACCAAGTACGCCGGTTATATCGATCGTCAACAGGACGAAATTGCCCGTCTGCGTGCCAGTGAAAACACCAAGCTGCCTGTGGATATCGATTACACGACCATCTCCGGTCTGTCGAAAGAGATCCAGAGCAAGCTGGGCGCTACCCGTCCCGAGACCCTGGGCCAGGCTTCGCGTATCCCGGGTGTGACCCCCGCGGCGATTTCCTTGTTGATGATTCACCTGAAAAAGCGCGGCGCTGGCCGCACGTTGGAGCAAAACGCTTGA
- a CDS encoding ABC-F family ATP-binding cassette domain-containing protein: MALVTCVTLESVSYHLPGGSCLFSDLDLHLDQRRTGLVGRNGVGKSILAQLIAGDISPSRGRCIRNGSVHYLAQQISPDPEQTVASLAGVQPILAALERIEQGSSAQADFDCVGDRWAIRQQLHDQLGHNNLSHLTPSTPVSSLSGGEAMRVALMGALMSEADLLILDEPTNHLDRQHRMTLYEQLERWTNGLLVISHDRDLLERMERILELSSLGLTGYGGGYSFYALARAQQGEAAQHQLALARLERKRQEQVLREQRESLERRQSRGNKQASEANQAKILLGRQKERSQASSGKMRMQQDAARELLDTQVRLAANRVEEQQAIFVHPPQDCLTTPVQIAELINARLPQGAEHLRAIDLTLTRGQRVALLGPNGCGKSTLLRVLAGQLPVVSGRAHTFVSTAYLDQNLEILAADRSVLDQLQSLNRQLNEGQLRTRLAQLGLNADQVCMPCGELSGGERLKAAMACVFYAQVPPPLLLLDEPANHLDLPSILALQSMLNQYRGTLVVTSHDELFITAIGMTHKLQASSTGWLKTAV, translated from the coding sequence ATGGCTCTCGTGACCTGTGTGACGCTGGAAAGCGTTTCTTATCATCTGCCCGGTGGCAGTTGCCTGTTTTCCGATCTTGATCTGCACCTCGACCAGCGCCGCACCGGCCTGGTGGGTAGAAATGGTGTGGGTAAAAGCATATTGGCTCAGCTGATCGCCGGAGATATTTCCCCCTCAAGAGGCCGCTGCATTCGCAACGGCTCTGTGCATTACCTGGCTCAGCAAATCAGTCCGGATCCTGAACAGACCGTTGCCAGCCTCGCCGGTGTGCAACCCATCCTTGCCGCGCTTGAGCGCATTGAGCAAGGCAGCAGCGCGCAAGCGGACTTTGACTGCGTCGGTGATCGCTGGGCTATCCGCCAGCAATTGCACGATCAACTTGGGCACAACAACCTTTCACATCTGACACCCTCCACACCTGTCTCAAGCCTGAGCGGTGGCGAAGCCATGCGCGTGGCACTGATGGGCGCCCTTATGTCTGAAGCCGACCTGCTGATCCTGGATGAACCGACTAATCATCTGGATCGACAACACCGCATGACGCTTTATGAGCAGTTAGAGCGGTGGACCAACGGCTTGCTGGTCATCAGCCATGATCGCGACTTGCTCGAACGGATGGAGCGCATCCTTGAGCTTTCATCCTTGGGGCTCACCGGCTATGGCGGTGGTTACTCGTTTTATGCACTGGCCAGGGCCCAGCAAGGGGAGGCAGCGCAACATCAACTGGCCTTGGCCAGGCTTGAGCGCAAGCGGCAGGAACAGGTATTGCGTGAGCAAAGGGAAAGCCTTGAGCGCAGACAATCGCGGGGTAACAAGCAGGCCAGCGAGGCCAATCAGGCAAAAATCCTGCTGGGACGTCAAAAGGAGCGTAGCCAGGCCAGTAGCGGCAAAATGCGCATGCAACAGGATGCGGCGCGTGAGCTGTTGGATACTCAAGTTCGCCTGGCCGCGAACCGGGTTGAAGAGCAGCAGGCTATCTTTGTCCATCCACCTCAAGACTGTTTGACTACACCGGTGCAAATTGCAGAATTGATCAATGCGCGCCTGCCCCAGGGTGCAGAACATTTGCGCGCCATCGATCTGACCCTTACCCGTGGCCAGCGGGTGGCTTTGCTGGGACCGAACGGTTGCGGCAAATCGACATTGCTCAGGGTGCTGGCCGGGCAACTGCCGGTTGTTTCGGGCCGGGCACATACCTTCGTCAGCACCGCTTATCTGGATCAGAACCTGGAGATATTGGCAGCTGATCGCTCAGTTCTTGATCAATTGCAGTCTCTCAACCGGCAACTCAATGAAGGCCAATTGCGTACCCGGCTGGCGCAATTGGGCCTCAATGCCGATCAGGTCTGCATGCCATGCGGGGAGCTCAGTGGTGGTGAAAGATTGAAAGCCGCGATGGCCTGCGTATTTTATGCTCAGGTGCCACCACCGCTGCTGTTACTCGATGAACCCGCCAATCATCTGGATTTGCCTTCGATTCTGGCACTTCAAAGCATGCTCAATCAGTACCGGGGAACGCTGGTGGTCACTTCTCACGATGAGCTGTTTATCACGGCAATCGGAATGACCCACAAGCTCCAGGCATCATCCACAGGCTGGCTGAAAACTGCTGTGTAA